The nucleotide sequence TTTAAATGATCTTATTGACTGTTTCTAAAAGCAAAAGAAGTTTCTTCAAATCTAAATTAAACCACAATTATTTTCATGTTTAACTTTATCGCTTTATCTTTAAACAAAAGATAAAACATGAAAACTTCAGAAAAATTTAATCTATCCGAAAGGCAGATCGATCGTGTGATCGCTATGGCTTGGGAAGACCGTACTACTTTTGAAGCGATTGAATATCAATTTGGACTTACAGAAAAGGATGTTATAAAATTTATGCAAGAACAAATGCATCCTAGAAATTGGAGAAAATGGCGAGCAAGAGTTCAGGGTAGAAAAACAAAACATCAAAAATTAAGAAACTTTGAGTCTGGTAGATTTAAAAGTAGCAGACAAAGACAAATAACTGGTAACCGACTTTCTAAACCGAAAAACTAATGGCACCAGAAACCGACTATAACCTATCATCCTTAGATCTATTTTTAAGCAACAAAGATGCTGAAGGTAAAAATTTGCCTATTCAGCAGCTTCATCCACTTACTAGCTTGGACGTTTTTGCCAACCATTCTGATAGGATAAGAGATAGAGCCCGCAAAAAGATAGAGTTAGCATCTTTAGTTTCATTGAGCAAAAAATATAGCTGGAATACTAATTTAGACTTTATTTTAGATGAAGATTACGAAGCTATACTGCTAACCAAAGCAGATCAAACGATCCTTTGGACAAATAAAGGATTTTCTGCAATGACGGGATACCCGGCGAATTTTGCGAAAGGCAAGAAACCTAAGTTTTTACAGGGAACTAAAACATCTGTAGCAACCAGAAAGAAAATTAGAAATAAGGTTTCTTCTCAAACTAACTTTTCTGATATTCTTTTAAACTACCGGAAAAATGGTGAAGAGTATTTGTGCAAAATTGATATTTATCCCATAAAAAATAACCTCAAAGAGGTGACTCACTTTCTGGCTTTAGAAAAAGAAATTTATGACAATTGAAGAGCGCATCGCTAAATCTAAGACAAGTCTTTTTAAAGCTGTTTTTCCAAATACCACGAATCATTATGACACGCTTTTTGGTGGTACTGCCATGCAAATGATGGACGAAGTTGCCTTTATCACCGCCACGCGATTTAGCAGACAGCGTATGGTAACCGTAAGCAGCGATCGTATCGATTTTCAAAAACCAATTCCTGCCGGAACTTTTGTAGAACTAATTGGACAAGTTGCCCACGTTGGTAATTCTAGCTTAAAAGTAAATGTAGAGATCTATACTGAAGAAATGTATTCAGACCATCGAGAACAAGCGGTGAAAGGAGAATTCACCTTTGTAGCGATCGATGAAAATAAAAAACCCGAACCATTAAAAATATAAAAAAAAGCCATGACAAATTTATCATGGCTTCAAAATATTTGGGGCAAAAAAGTGAACTATTCAGTATAATAATAGACTGCTGAAGCACCAGATAACGTGTTATTAATTTGTGGTGATTTATTTCCGCTAGCAGTACTTGCTTCATCGAAAGCAAGAACTTTACCGCCTCCATTAGCTAATTCAGCAATAAATACCATATCTGAAGCTGCATCGTAAGATACATTAACCGGGTTTCCTAAGTTTGTATTATTTCCACCTACTCGCATTTGATCGTTAAGTTCGATCATTCCGCCATCCATAGTAGCGCTTAATTTACTATCAAAATTAGTAATTACGTGAAAAGCACCATCATCATCAGATCCTGCATCACCAATATCTGTCATTACCATAGTACCGCCATCATAATCTAATCCATGCGTTCTAATAATTCCTTCAATTTCTACTGTTTTAGTCGCAGAAACTTCGGCATCGGTTGTATTCATCGCAACAAAATCATCTAAAATGGCTAATTTATTTGTGGTATCGACCACTGCATAAAGATCGTCGCCTACAAATTCGATACCCCATACCTTAAAATCTACGGTAACTACATTTCTTAATTGAAATCCAGAAGATGTTTTGGTATAAATAAAGAATCTTCCGTCTGCTGTACTATCGTCTCCGTCAACATCAGCATTATCAGCAACTACGTAAAACATTCCGTTTACCGCAATATCACGCGGACTTTCTAGTTCTGAATCGCTTGATATATCCAAATCAACATTTAAGTCGATTCCAGTGTCTAGCATTTCTATACCCGCATAACTCTCCAGGCTGGTAGATGATCTTGATACAATAGTAAATGAATCATCATTGCCATCGTAATAAATTCCTTCAGTATCATCTGAAGAGGTTTCGTAAGTGGTCATTTCAGAACTATTAAGATCGTAACGAGTTACACTTCCATTATGACTCGTAGCATAAAGATATGCAGTTTCTGAAGTATTGGTTGGCATTTCACCCAATCCATCGTCATCATCGCTACAAGAAACTAAAGCAGTTCCTAGTAGAAGCATAAAAATTGGTTTAATAATCTTTTTCATGTGTTTAAGTTTTTGTTGTTGTGATATTTACGTGATTTTAGACGGAAGGGTTTTAGGATACCATACTACACCAAAACTCGTTTATACATAATAATCTGATATACAGTTAATTAAAAAATATAGAGATATTGCTTTTAACTTAGGTTTATCAAAAGATTAAGAATGAATTAGATCAAATTGCACGAAAAAATCCCTTCTTTCATGGTAGATTTAGGATGTGGGAACGAATTAAATGAATGAGCAAGATATGGTACTAAAAGACAAAGTAGCTCTTATTACAGGAGCAAGCAGTGGCATAGGAAAAGCTATTGCCATTAAATTATCCGAGGAAAATTGTAAAATAGTATTGGCTAGCCGAAATATTGAAAAACTTAAGGAAATTCAGAAAGAATTAAAAACGGAAAGTCTTGCTATAGAAATGGATATTAGCCAGACAGATAGCGTTGCTAATGGATTTAAAAAGGCAGTGGCTAAATTTAAAACCATTGACATTCTTGTGAATTCTGCTGGTGTGATGCCATTAACGTATTTAAAGAATAGACATCTTGATGAATGGTTACAAACCATTGAAGTAAACGTAAAGGGAACACTAAGATGTATACATGCTGTTCTTCCGCAGATGAAAAATAATGAAAGTGGACATATTATAAACATATCTTCTGTCGATGG is from Zunongwangia endophytica and encodes:
- a CDS encoding TIGR03643 family protein, with product MKTSEKFNLSERQIDRVIAMAWEDRTTFEAIEYQFGLTEKDVIKFMQEQMHPRNWRKWRARVQGRKTKHQKLRNFESGRFKSSRQRQITGNRLSKPKN
- a CDS encoding PAS domain-containing protein produces the protein MAPETDYNLSSLDLFLSNKDAEGKNLPIQQLHPLTSLDVFANHSDRIRDRARKKIELASLVSLSKKYSWNTNLDFILDEDYEAILLTKADQTILWTNKGFSAMTGYPANFAKGKKPKFLQGTKTSVATRKKIRNKVSSQTNFSDILLNYRKNGEEYLCKIDIYPIKNNLKEVTHFLALEKEIYDN
- a CDS encoding acyl-CoA thioesterase, coding for MTIEERIAKSKTSLFKAVFPNTTNHYDTLFGGTAMQMMDEVAFITATRFSRQRMVTVSSDRIDFQKPIPAGTFVELIGQVAHVGNSSLKVNVEIYTEEMYSDHREQAVKGEFTFVAIDENKKPEPLKI
- a CDS encoding SDR family oxidoreductase, producing the protein MVLKDKVALITGASSGIGKAIAIKLSEENCKIVLASRNIEKLKEIQKELKTESLAIEMDISQTDSVANGFKKAVAKFKTIDILVNSAGVMPLTYLKNRHLDEWLQTIEVNVKGTLRCIHAVLPQMKNNESGHIINISSVDGKEVYEGGAIYGASKSAIITLSKAMRMELSPDYNIRVTCIEPGTVETNLRDNITDEELLNDKNYDNDEEPKLQSKNIADAVIYALSQPASVNVNELLIKPTGKS